One Elusimicrobia bacterium HGW-Elusimicrobia-1 genomic window, ACAATCTCACGCCGAACTTCGACTTTTTTTCGTCGAGGAACACTCTTAGCGACCGGAGTTTCCCCTGCTTGCCGGATTTTACCTCCACGGGCAGGATATCCGCCCCGACGGCGATGATGTAATCGACCTCCGCGGAACTGCTTCTTTTGTCTCTGGCCCAAAAATAAAGCCCGCCGCCTCTGCGGCTGTCGGAGTATGCCCTCAATTCTTGCCCCGCGAACTGCTCGGCGACGGCGCCCGCGTTTATCTGTATAAAATCTTTCTCGACACTCAGCCGCCCTTCGAGGCCGCAGGCGTTTTGCATAAGTCCGACGTCAAGAAAGTTCAGTTTGAACTTCCGCTCGTTTATATCGGCCCCGAGGGGCAGCCCCGATGCGCTCGTCGAATAAACGATTTTGACGAGCCCCGCCAAAGACAATAAATTGAGCGCGTCTTTTAGGTCTCTTGAACGGCTGTCGGGGTCGATGCCCGAATACTTGATTCTCTGGCCGACGAGCCGCGGCGCGGCGTCGAAAACTTTTTCAAGATACTGATGCCGGGAAAGCCCGGCGTATTTTCCGAAATCGCTCCTGTATGCCTGAATAATCCCCGTCTGCATCCTTTGGGTATTCATCATATCTTTTGAGTCGAGATAATCTTTTAAGACCGCGGGCATTCCGCCGACGATAAGATACGTTCTTAAACATTCCAGAAGTTTCTCGTGTATGGCGTCGTCAATTTTGTCGGTGGCTTTAAGGCCGGACAAAAATTGCCGCAGCCGGCCGTTACCCGAAGCATCGAGATATTCTCCGAACGAGAGCGGCTCAAGATAGATGAATTGTATCCTGCCGACAGGCATCTTGAAATCGGGTTTTTTTAGCGCGAATTCAAGAAGCGAGCCGGCCGCGATCACGGAGAGTTCCGGCATCTTCTCCTTGAAATATCTCAAAGACATCAGCGCCCGCGGGGATTCCTGTATCTCGTCGAGAAAAAGAAGCGTTTCGTTTTTGTCGATTTTTACGCCGAGCAGCATTTGCAGTTTATTGACTATCTCGGACGGGTCGAAACTGCGGAAACATTCCTTGAGTTGCGGCTGAAACTCGAAATCGACCGTGACGCAGTTTTTGAAATGCGCTTTCCCGAATGTTTCCACGAGGTAGCTCTTGCCCACTTGCCGCGCGCCCCGGATTACAAGAGGTTGACGCCCTTTCTGCGATTTCCAGGATAGAAGCTCTTTTTCGATGTCCCTGCGCATTGTTCCGCCTTTAATCTGTTTTATACACAATCTGGCTAAAATACGGGGGTATTATAGCATTATTTTGGCTAAAACACAAGGTATGTGGCATTATTGATGGGGATTTAATATCCACCCTTTCGTTTTTTTGGAAGGGCGACGGACGTCTATTCGGCAAGTTCCCGCAAAGCCGACGCGACGCCTTTCACAACATACGACATCTTTTCGTAGTCAAGTTTTTCCCATATGTCGGAATCTTTGTGATAATGCGGGTACCTGAAAAAAGCGGTATCGGTGAACATTACGGCGGGATATTTTTCCTCCCAGAATGACCAGTGGTCCGAAAGATCGGCACCGGGGGCAAAACCCAGCGTTATGGATTCGACCGGAAATGACGTTCCTTTCCTGAAACCGGAAACGACTTTATTCAGAAGTTTTCTCGACGGAAAATTTCCCGCCAAGCATATAAAATTCCCCTTGTTCGGATAGACCGCTCCCAAAAGCGGCGGGTATCTCTGGGAGAAAGTTTTTTCCGTGTAATAACCTATCATCTCAAGAATCACCGCCCCTTTGATGACATCGCCTTTCTTTTTTAATTCTTTTGCATACACGACACTGCCCATATCCCCGGTTTTTAAAAACGGCGGCTCCTCGTTTACAAAAGCCACAAACCTTATCGTGTGTTTCGTGTCCCTTTTTGAAAATTCCCTCGCAAGTTCGATAACACCCGCCACGCCGCTCGCATTGTCGTCGGCGCCGGGATTGAAACACGTATCATAATGCGCGCCCACTATGATAACTTCGCAGGGTTTTTGCGAGCCCTTTTTCTCCGCTATTATGTTGCCGACTTTTTTATTCAAAACATCGTAACTTTGAAATCTTACGCTGTAACCGAAAGAGGACAACTGACCGGCTATATATTCCGCCGCTTTTTGAAGATTATGATATTCGAAAACGCTCCTGTCGCCTATCTCATGCGAAAGTTTATAAACGTGTTTTTCAAGCCGCCCGGCAAGCATAATATCCTTGTCCTCGCGGATGCTCCCAGACGCCCTGCGCCAGAAACGCCAGCCGTATGTCGTGGCGGAGATTACGGCAAAAGCGCCGACGGTGAAAATTATCAGCGATATGATTCTTTTTATGCTGGTTCGAAAGGAAAGTTCGATAAACATCCGGTTGATGTCCGTTTGAAAAATCGCCCCGAGGGGGCGGGCGACTTTCGAATATATTTTATGCGCTATCCACTCTGATTTTCACTGACCCGCGACAACGATATCTTTCACCCGTATTTTCTCGCCGTCGCGCAAATATAACATTGAAGATTGTATCACTCCTTTGTTGACTTTACTTTATGCTCAATAACCGCTCATCGGCGCTCCCTTTGTGTCCTTTTCATTGCAGTTTATATAAATAAGATTTATCCAATCCGTATCTTTTTTATCATTATTATATAGCCAACCGCCCCTGCTATCAGGTTCTTTACCATATCTGACTTTGTTTGTAACAGGAAACCCCTCTATCCCGGTGTCTGCATCGGGTATTGCTTCAATATATCTTGGCACAAGCGCGTCAAGAGTTTCAGGATAAACACCATCGTTATCTGAGTAATAAATAGTTAACGCGGTGCGAAGCGCGCCGAGATTGCCTTTTATACTTTCCTCTTTGTTTTTTCTTACTTCTTCTTTTGTAATTTTTCCCTCATTGTAAAGTTTATCCGCAATTTTACCGATTTTTTCATCGGAAATATAAGCAACGGCACGGATAATATCAACCGAGACCGTCTTGTCATTCAAGGTTTTATTAAGATATATTAGGGCTGATTTTGAATTTATATTTTTCAGCGAGTTTATTATCTGTTGTTTCACTTCCGTGTCTTTCTCTTTTAATAATTGCTCGCCAAGTATTTTGACTCCAACCTCACCCGCATTTGCCAATGCGCGCGCCGCTTCTCTTCTTATTTCTTCGTTTTCACCATAAAGATACTTTGTAAGACCTGAAATGATTTTTTTGTTATGCGTCTCTCCCAAAAATTC contains:
- a CDS encoding aminopeptidase yields the protein MFIELSFRTSIKRIISLIIFTVGAFAVISATTYGWRFWRRASGSIREDKDIMLAGRLEKHVYKLSHEIGDRSVFEYHNLQKAAEYIAGQLSSFGYSVRFQSYDVLNKKVGNIIAEKKGSQKPCEVIIVGAHYDTCFNPGADDNASGVAGVIELAREFSKRDTKHTIRFVAFVNEEPPFLKTGDMGSVVYAKELKKKGDVIKGAVILEMIGYYTEKTFSQRYPPLLGAVYPNKGNFICLAGNFPSRKLLNKVVSGFRKGTSFPVESITLGFAPGADLSDHWSFWEEKYPAVMFTDTAFFRYPHYHKDSDIWEKLDYEKMSYVVKGVASALRELAE